Proteins from a genomic interval of Colletes latitarsis isolate SP2378_abdomen chromosome 3, iyColLati1, whole genome shotgun sequence:
- the Jdp gene encoding dnaJ domain-containing protein, which translates to MSVEDAINYKPSEEEDYYALLSCDEYATIEQITAEYKVLALQYHPDKNEGDKEAERKFQQLKHAKEVLCDPERRSNYDKWRRSKIGISYKQWLGMKEHVHQSMHWSTPKTKDRMLPDASGEAGGSPGHTVGQPPNAHRRASEGGANIYYGARRDLGWDSKAPSEVVNKFRNYEI; encoded by the exons ATGAGCGTCGAGGACGCCATCAACTATAAGCCCAGCGAGGAGGAGGATTATTATGCTCTCCTCTCGTGCGACGAATACGCAACG ATAGAACAAATCACAGCCGAGTACAAGGTCCTGGCTCTTCAATACCATCCTGACAAGAACGAAGGCGACAAGGAAGCTGAGAGGAAGTTTCAGCAGCTGAAG CACGCGAAAGAGGTTCTCTGCGACCCTGAACGGAGGAGCAATTACGACAAATGGAGGCGTAGCAAAATCGGTATCAGTTACAAGCAATGGCTCGGGATGAAAGAACACGTTCACCAA TCGATGCACTGGAGCACGCCGAAGACGAAGGATCGCATGCTTCCGGACGCGTCCGGGGAGGCTGGTGGTTCTCCGGGTCACACCGTGGGCCAACCACCGAACGCGCACAGGAGAGCCTCGGAGGGTGGTGCAAACATTTACTATGGTGCGCGTCGCGATCTCGGATGGGATTCCAAGGCGCCCAGCGAGGTCGTCAACAAGTTCCGCAACTACGAGATCTAA